In Solanum pennellii chromosome 3, SPENNV200, a single window of DNA contains:
- the LOC107013887 gene encoding 14 kDa proline-rich protein DC2.15-like — MASKNQASITLFLSLNLLFFALVSADCSTDILKFGACTNILNDLVGVIIGTTPTSSCCSLIGGLVDLEAAVCLCTAIKADILGIHLDIPISLNILLNVCGKNYPTGYTC, encoded by the coding sequence ATGGCTTCCAAAAATCAGGCCTCTATTACCCTTTTCTTATCACTTAATCTCCTCTTCTTTGCTCTTGTAAGTGCAGACTGTTCAActgatattttgaaatttggggCATGTACTAATATACTTAATGATTTGGTGGGTGTAATTATCGGGACTACTCCAACTTCGTCATGCTGCAGTTTGATTGGGGGACTGGTGGACCTAGAGGCCGCGGTTTGCTTGTGCACAGCCATAAAAGCAGATATTCTGGGAATTCATTTGGATATACCAATCTCTCTAAACATCCTTCTCAACGTCTGTGGAAAGAATTATCCTACTGGTTATACTTGttga